AAATACCTTCAGGAATTGAATCGGGCTCTGACCCGGGCAGCCGGAATGCTCATTCTCTTACTGGCTATCTTCTGCGCCCCGCTCGAGGCTATGGCTGCAGCCGATGAATCCGAAGATCAGGGTTGGCAATTCATCGTGACACCATATGTTTGGGTGGTGGGCCTCGAAGGAGATTTGACGATTAAAGGCCGAACGGCCGATGTCGATGCGAGTTTTCTCGATATCATTCGAAACTCCGATTCCATCTTCGGATTTTTGGGAAATTTTGAGGTACGCAAGGGACGATGGGGAGCGTTTGTCGACGGCACATATTTAGACTTGGAATCTGATACGGTCCGCTTTGGCCCGGTTTCTTCGGATGCGAAGGTCAAAGTTGCTCTCATTTCATTCGGAGCCAGTTACCGCCTTGCAGAATGGTCATTGGCGGATGCTCCTGGTGGTGATCCTTCCTATGCGGGACAGAAGATGGTGGTGGATTTCTACGCAGGCGGGCGCTATACGTCGCTGGACGGTACGCTTGATGCCAATATTAATCTGACGCCCGGACCTTTGAATCTCTCCGCTGGACGAAAATTTAAGGGGTCCCCGGACTGGGTTGATCCGATATTTGGCCTCCGAACCACCACTGAGGTGTTTCCAAAAATAAAGCTACTTCTCGCAGGCGATATCGGCGGCTTTGGCGCCGGTTCGGATTTTACCTGGCATGCGGATGGTTTGTTGGGCTATGACTTTTCATTGTTCTCGAAAAAGTCAACGGTCTGGGCCGGGTACCGGGCACTGTATCAGGATTACGAGACTGGATCAGGCCGGAACAGGTTTGAATGGAAGATGACCATGCACGGTCCCGTGACCGGATTGAGCATTCATTTTTAAATGAGATCTGGCATAGGACGGCTAAGACGAGCATGGAAAGGGCCTTTCCCTTGTCGTTCATTTTTTTAAAAAATAAAAAAATGAGAGAAGCATGAACATGCAGAAACTTTTGACACTCTTGATAGTTACTTCGTTGATGGTGGCGGTGGCTGTCGGATGTGCCAAAACCAAACAGGCCGGTGGCTATGGAAAAGCGGAGCCTTCCGGGTACCTCGGGGATTAATCGATGCTGAAAGAAGGTGAAAAGGGGCAAGCGACGCTGGTGTACATAAAAGAGGATCCGGCAAAATGGAAATCCTTCGATAAAATTTTGCTCAAGCCTGTCCAAGTGTGGCGAGGTGAAGAATCAAATGCCAAGGACATGGATAAAGAAGATGCGGAATTGCTAGGCCGGTATCTTTGGTCAAAACTCAATGAAGAGTTGCAAAAGGACTACCAGATGGTAGACAAGCCTGGTCCGGGTGTCCTTGTATTCGAAATGGCAATCACGGAAACCGGAAAGTCTATGCCTATACTGGATCTAGCCACCAATCTGTATCCCGGGGCGCTGGTGCTTTCACAAGGTAAGCGCCTGGCCCTTGGAACGAACTCCTTTGTGGGTGAAGCTTCTGTCGAAGCGAAGGGGACCGACGCCCAGGACGGTACTTTAATGTTTGCTGCCGTGGATCGGCGTGGGGGGGGGGAAATATCTCACGAAAAATCGATTTGACCGTTGGGATGATGTGGAAGAGGCCTTCTCCTACTGGGCCAAAAAAGCCCGCTGGCGTCTCTGTAAGCAGCGGGATGGTGCCAACTGTGAAGAGCCATCGGAGTAAACATGACAATTGGCTGCTCTGAAGCCATTTTGCTCCCAAGCGGTAACCGATAATGCATGGAGTTTCCCAATGGACTTGATCCTATGGTTGGTCTTTGAACGATCACAAACGTGTTTCCGACCTTAAGGTTAGTCCTCGCAGGTGTCGGGGGCGGTTCGAGTTATACATGGCATGGGAATGTAGGAGCATTGGTAAATATCATTATCTATCTACAGCGGGGTGTGACGAGAAGATATGGAGTAAAGTTTTTATTCAAGGATTTTTGTTTGTGTTTGTCATGGGGTTACTCAGCGTGTGTGGCGCCACGCGTCAGGCCCGATCGGTTGAGCAGGCCTGCTTTCAGGTGATGCGTATTCGCAGATGCGGGAAGGCGAAGATGATGAAGCTCTCATGGGACATCCCATACCTTCATCGCCTGCCATGAATGCGATCTCCTCCATCGTGTTCACTCGTTGCGCGTTGTGGAGCCATATTATGCAGGCTTTTGCACTAACGACGTAGAATCCCAACAAATTTTTTTCATACTCGCGGAGGATTTAGCACGTGCGGCACCGCCTTCGAGTTCACGACACTCTACGACTCCCAATAAGGCTTCTGCATTCCCAATTAACAAAAGTGATACACCGTTTCTTACAAAAATAAGAAAAATAGTGCTCAGGATTATGATTCGGAAAACCTTGAAAGGGTTTTGATGTATCAGACGCTCGCGATCCTGGCGGTATTTATTCTTATTTACAGTTCCGTCGCCGGCGGCATGGAGCGTACGCCGATCAGTGGCCCGATAATTTTTACGGCCTTTGGGGTGCTTGTCGGGCCGGTAGGGTTGGGCCTCTTGGCTCTGGAAGTGACGGCCGAAACTATTCGGATGCTTGCGGAATTGACCTTGGCACTGGTCTTGTTCACCGATGCCGCCGCGGCTGATCTGGCCACGCTACGCACAACATGGCGGTTGCCCGTGCGCCTGCTGTTATTGGGTTTACCTCTCACCATATTGGTTGGTTTCGGGGTGGGGAAAATGTTCTTTCCTGACATGTCCGGTTTCGAAGTGGCGCTGCTGGCGACGCTGCTCGCCCCGACGGATGCCGCCCTCGGCAAGGGTGTGGTGACCAACCAGGCTGTCCCCAAAAACGTTCGGCAAAGTCTCAGCGTCGAGAGTGGTCTCAACGATGGGATCTGCGTCCCGATCCTCCTGGTGTTCCTCGCGCTCGCCATTGAGCAGCATGGGGATAAAAGTACGGGTTCTCTGGTGTTCAGCTTCCTTGTCAAGGAAATCGGCATTGGCGTCGTCGTCGGGCTTGTCCTGACCGGTGGGGCTGTCAGCCTGCTACGCTTCTGTCATCGCCGCCAGTGGATTTCCGACATCTGGATTCAGTTACCGGTCATCAGCCTGGCCATCGGATGCTTCGCGATG
Above is a window of Candidatus Nitrospira neomarina DNA encoding:
- a CDS encoding DUF3313 domain-containing protein gives rise to the protein MLKEGEKGQATLVYIKEDPAKWKSFDKILLKPVQVWRGEESNAKDMDKEDAELLGRYLWSKLNEELQKDYQMVDKPGPGVLVFEMAITETGKSMPILDLATNLYPGALVLSQGKRLALGTNSFVGEASVEAKGTDAQDGTLMFAAVDRRGGGEISHEKSI
- a CDS encoding cation:proton antiporter, whose protein sequence is MYQTLAILAVFILIYSSVAGGMERTPISGPIIFTAFGVLVGPVGLGLLALEVTAETIRMLAELTLALVLFTDAAAADLATLRTTWRLPVRLLLLGLPLTILVGFGVGKMFFPDMSGFEVALLATLLAPTDAALGKGVVTNQAVPKNVRQSLSVESGLNDGICVPILLVFLALAIEQHGDKSTGSLVFSFLVKEIGIGVVVGLVLTGGAVSLLRFCHRRQWISDIWIQLPVISLAIGCFAMAQLFGGSGFIAAFVGGLLFGVRLKEYRKELLRAVEGEGETFALLTWVIFGTAVVGKAFQYFSWPILLYAVLSLTLIRMVPVFVSLTGLGVSLEGRLFMGWFGPRGLASIVFGVIVLNAHLPNSRVIAHVVVWTVILSILLHGVTANIWARGYGQRWQLAQGGKSGES